Proteins encoded in a region of the Saccharothrix ecbatanensis genome:
- a CDS encoding YciI family protein, with protein MRFMVIVKANEDTEAGAQPSEEMLNEMGAFNEELAKAGVLLAGEGLHPSSKGARVYFSGDKRTVVDGPFTETKELIAGFWLLEVKSLEEAVEWVKRVPNPTGEESQIEIRQVFTEDDFVNASEEMKDRERQLRAENEARANG; from the coding sequence ATGCGTTTCATGGTGATCGTGAAGGCCAACGAGGACACCGAGGCCGGGGCCCAGCCGAGCGAGGAGATGCTCAACGAGATGGGCGCCTTCAACGAGGAGCTGGCGAAGGCCGGCGTGCTGCTCGCGGGCGAGGGCCTGCACCCCAGCTCCAAGGGCGCGCGCGTCTACTTCTCCGGTGACAAGAGGACGGTCGTCGACGGTCCGTTCACCGAGACCAAGGAGCTCATCGCGGGGTTCTGGCTGCTGGAGGTCAAGTCACTGGAAGAGGCCGTCGAATGGGTGAAGCGCGTGCCGAACCCGACCGGCGAGGAGTCCCAGATCGAGATCCGGCAGGTCTTCACGGAGGACGACTTCGTGAACGCGTCGGAGGAGATGAAGGACCGCGAGCGTCAGCTGCGCGCCGAGAACGAGGCCCGCGCCAACGGCTGA
- a CDS encoding RNA polymerase sigma factor, whose product MATDARRAVEAVWRIESARLIAGLARMVRDVGLAEELAQDAMVSALEQWPEHGIPRNPGAWLMTAAKNRAVDLIRRKQNYQRKLEEIGRDTEHDHVADAADRVGEIDDDLLRLVFTACHPVLSTEAQVALTLRMLGGLTTDEIARAFLVPESTVAQRIVRAKKALAKAGVPFEVPAENERDARLSSVLGVIYLIFNEGYSATAGDDWMRPALCEDALRLARVLAGLMPREPEVHGLVALLEIQASRAKARIGPNGEPVLLLDQNRARWDQLLIRRGLAALAKAESLGGAGGPYAVQAAIVACHARARVPEDTDWTRIAGLYEALSLVAPSPIVELNHAVAIGMAFGPEVGLELVDELVGEPALKEYHLLPSVRGDLLAKLGRHAEARVEFERAAGLTRNERERKLLLDRAAAC is encoded by the coding sequence ATGGCTACCGATGCTCGTCGTGCCGTTGAAGCGGTGTGGCGGATCGAATCCGCGCGCCTGATCGCCGGGCTCGCGCGGATGGTGCGGGACGTCGGCCTGGCCGAGGAACTGGCCCAGGACGCGATGGTCAGCGCCCTGGAGCAGTGGCCGGAGCACGGCATACCGCGCAACCCCGGCGCGTGGCTGATGACCGCCGCGAAGAACCGGGCCGTCGACCTGATCCGGCGCAAGCAGAACTACCAGCGCAAGCTGGAGGAGATCGGCCGGGACACCGAGCACGACCACGTGGCGGACGCCGCCGACCGGGTCGGCGAGATCGACGACGACCTGCTGCGGCTGGTGTTCACCGCGTGCCACCCGGTGCTGTCCACCGAGGCGCAGGTCGCGTTGACCCTGCGCATGCTGGGCGGCCTGACCACCGACGAGATCGCGCGGGCGTTCCTGGTGCCCGAGTCGACCGTGGCGCAGCGGATCGTGCGGGCGAAGAAGGCGCTGGCCAAGGCCGGTGTGCCGTTCGAGGTGCCGGCGGAGAACGAGCGGGACGCCCGGCTGTCGTCCGTGCTCGGCGTGATCTACCTGATCTTCAACGAGGGCTACTCGGCCACGGCCGGCGACGACTGGATGCGTCCGGCGCTGTGCGAGGACGCGCTCCGGCTGGCCCGCGTGCTGGCCGGCCTGATGCCGCGGGAACCCGAGGTGCACGGGCTGGTGGCGTTGCTGGAGATCCAGGCGTCCCGGGCGAAGGCCCGGATCGGGCCGAACGGCGAGCCCGTGCTGCTGCTCGACCAGAACCGGGCGCGCTGGGACCAGCTGCTGATCCGCCGCGGCTTGGCGGCGTTGGCGAAGGCGGAGTCGTTGGGCGGCGCGGGCGGCCCTTACGCGGTGCAGGCGGCGATCGTCGCGTGCCACGCCCGTGCCCGCGTGCCCGAGGACACCGACTGGACCCGGATCGCCGGCCTGTACGAGGCGTTGTCGCTGGTCGCGCCGTCCCCGATCGTGGAGCTGAACCACGCGGTGGCGATCGGGATGGCGTTCGGGCCGGAGGTCGGGCTGGAGCTGGTGGACGAGCTGGTCGGCGAGCCCGCGTTGAAGGAGTACCACCTGCTGCCGAGCGTGCGCGGCGACCTGCTGGCCAAGCTCGGTCGGCACGCCGAGGCGCGGGTGGAGTTCGAGCGGGCGGCCGGGCTCACCCGCAACGAACGGGAGCGGAAGCTGCTGCTCGACCGTGCCGCCGCCTGCTAG